The proteins below are encoded in one region of Bifidobacterium dentium JCM 1195 = DSM 20436:
- a CDS encoding DUF4192 domain-containing protein yields the protein MCDAIRMYLREPLDHWMETLRCGGDLGRADMAALAVGMSRTLAIRDALLISIIIDEERCPREFLLDFASRPMLPRNARRLEELLSASFHDAATHPDMARCGRGIGMLLDIIAMVPESYHVQPLAVTSYVLWWLGDDRAMPCAMRALAIDEGCSLAAIVCSAVHRHVGPAWIGETIGDTP from the coding sequence ATGTGTGACGCCATTCGCATGTATTTGCGGGAGCCACTCGATCATTGGATGGAGACGCTACGGTGCGGAGGCGATCTCGGTCGGGCGGACATGGCCGCGCTCGCGGTCGGTATGAGCCGGACCCTGGCCATTCGTGATGCCCTGTTGATCTCGATCATCATCGATGAGGAACGTTGCCCGCGTGAGTTTCTGCTCGACTTCGCTTCACGGCCCATGCTGCCGCGCAATGCGCGTCGTCTGGAGGAGTTGCTCAGCGCATCGTTCCATGATGCCGCCACGCATCCCGATATGGCGCGTTGTGGCCGTGGCATTGGCATGTTGCTCGATATCATCGCGATGGTGCCGGAGTCCTACCATGTGCAGCCGCTGGCGGTAACCAGTTACGTCCTGTGGTGGCTGGGAGACGATCGCGCCATGCCGTGCGCGATGCGCGCCCTCGCGATCGATGAGGGGTGTTCGCTGGCAGCGATAGTCTGCTCGGCCGTGCATCGGCATGTCGGTCCGGCGTGGATCGGTGAAACCATAGGCGACACACCGTGA
- a CDS encoding MFS transporter, which produces MVNLLLAVIYVAFISLGLPDAVLGAAWPTMSTDLGAPVSWAGGISMVISAGTIVSALMSDRMTLRFGAGKVTAISVALTALALFGFSMAPSYWVLILFAVPYGLGAGGVDAALNNYVAIHYESHHMSWLHAMWGIGALTGPYIMGYALNAGQGWSWGYRYISILQIVLTAILIFSLPLWKQRVPQPQSIETEPSADITEQSAAEGLAQEPSREPLGIRGVLAIRGAREILIMFFCYCALEQTAMLWASSYMALGKGIDKTTAAMWASLFCIGITVGRLLSGFVTMKFNDPTMIRMGQVLVLLGVVVMLLPLPQHLGTIVGLMVVGLGCAPIYPCVIHSTPTYFGEDKSQAIVGMQMACAYVGSMCMPPVFGLIAQHVTITLFPWYLVVFLVLMIVMHESLRRKCGGQRIG; this is translated from the coding sequence TTGGTCAATCTCCTACTTGCCGTAATCTACGTGGCCTTCATCAGCCTTGGCCTGCCCGATGCCGTACTTGGTGCCGCATGGCCCACCATGAGTACCGATCTGGGCGCTCCCGTATCATGGGCGGGCGGCATTTCCATGGTCATTTCGGCAGGTACCATCGTCTCCGCATTGATGTCGGATCGTATGACCCTGCGATTCGGCGCCGGCAAGGTCACCGCCATATCGGTGGCATTGACCGCACTGGCCCTGTTCGGATTCTCCATGGCCCCGAGCTATTGGGTGCTGATCCTGTTCGCCGTTCCATATGGCCTCGGTGCCGGCGGCGTGGATGCGGCCCTCAACAATTACGTGGCCATCCATTACGAAAGCCACCACATGAGCTGGTTGCACGCCATGTGGGGTATTGGTGCGCTGACGGGCCCATACATCATGGGATATGCGTTGAATGCGGGACAAGGCTGGTCATGGGGGTATCGTTACATCTCCATCCTGCAGATCGTCTTGACGGCCATATTGATTTTCAGCCTGCCGTTATGGAAACAACGGGTTCCGCAACCGCAAAGCATTGAGACGGAACCTTCGGCAGACATCACTGAGCAATCCGCCGCCGAAGGGCTTGCCCAGGAGCCATCTCGCGAACCACTTGGCATTCGAGGGGTGCTTGCCATCCGCGGCGCACGCGAGATTCTCATCATGTTCTTCTGCTATTGCGCACTGGAACAGACCGCCATGCTATGGGCCAGCAGCTACATGGCACTCGGCAAGGGCATCGACAAGACCACGGCGGCCATGTGGGCCAGTCTGTTCTGCATCGGCATCACCGTTGGTCGTTTGCTGAGCGGTTTCGTCACCATGAAATTCAACGATCCGACCATGATTCGCATGGGGCAGGTCCTTGTGTTGCTTGGCGTTGTGGTCATGTTGCTACCGTTGCCGCAGCATCTTGGCACCATTGTCGGTCTGATGGTCGTCGGACTCGGCTGCGCGCCGATTTATCCGTGCGTCATCCACTCCACGCCGACGTATTTCGGCGAAGACAAGTCGCAGGCCATCGTCGGCATGCAGATGGCCTGCGCCTATGTCGGGTCGATGTGCATGCCGCCGGTGTTCGGCCTGATCGCACAGCATGTCACCATCACCTTGTTCCCGTGGTATCTGGTCGTTTTCCTTGTGCTCATGATCGTCATGCATGAATCCCTGCGCAGGAAGTGCGGCGGTCAACGAATCGGCTGA
- a CDS encoding RNA polymerase sigma factor, which produces MATKETTASTEQADLTDKTTSTKKAPSRKASTKKAADKKTPATKTPRKTTAKKKAPAKRQEEPIEDEDTLDGEEDQVDEADLDDFDDDLDDVDAEDDEADLDEDEESEPEDDEDEDDEERKKPEEPKEKGAFVVRDDDDDDNLTPSGNPKRRVIAAGATADPVKDYLKQIGRVSLLNAEQEVDLSERIEAGLYAQHLLDTEASQMDFKRRRELKWAANDGKKAKDHLLEANLRLVVSLAKRYTGRGMLFLDLIQEGNLGLIRAVEKFDWKKGFKFSTYATWWIRQAITRAMADQARTIRVPVHMVEVINKLSRVQRQMLQDLGREPTPDELARELDMPVEKVQEVQKYGREPISLHTPLGEDGDSEFGDLIEDTDAIAPSDAVAFSLLQEQFKQVLETLSPREAGVIKMRYGLEDGQPKTLDDIGRVYGVTRERIRQIESKTMSKLRHPSRSQTLRDFLDQ; this is translated from the coding sequence TTGGCCACTAAGGAAACGACGGCGAGCACTGAACAGGCTGATCTGACCGATAAGACCACCTCCACGAAGAAAGCCCCCTCGCGCAAGGCATCCACCAAGAAAGCTGCGGACAAGAAGACCCCGGCCACGAAGACCCCGCGTAAGACTACCGCGAAGAAGAAAGCTCCCGCCAAGAGGCAGGAGGAGCCGATCGAGGACGAAGATACCCTTGATGGCGAAGAGGATCAGGTCGATGAGGCCGATCTCGACGATTTCGACGATGATCTCGACGACGTCGACGCGGAAGACGATGAGGCCGATCTCGACGAGGATGAGGAATCCGAGCCTGAAGATGACGAGGATGAGGACGACGAGGAACGCAAGAAGCCTGAGGAGCCCAAGGAAAAGGGCGCTTTCGTCGTGCGAGATGATGATGACGACGACAATCTGACTCCGTCCGGCAACCCGAAGCGTCGTGTAATCGCTGCCGGCGCCACCGCCGATCCGGTCAAGGACTACCTGAAGCAGATCGGACGCGTAAGCCTGCTGAATGCGGAACAGGAAGTCGACCTGTCCGAACGTATCGAAGCTGGCCTGTATGCCCAGCATCTGTTGGACACCGAGGCCAGTCAGATGGATTTCAAGCGTAGGCGTGAGCTCAAGTGGGCGGCGAATGACGGCAAGAAGGCCAAGGACCATCTGCTGGAGGCCAACCTTCGACTGGTGGTGTCGCTTGCCAAGCGTTACACCGGCCGTGGTATGTTGTTCCTCGATCTGATCCAGGAAGGCAACCTGGGCCTGATTCGTGCCGTCGAGAAGTTCGATTGGAAGAAGGGCTTCAAGTTCTCCACCTATGCGACGTGGTGGATCCGTCAGGCCATCACCCGAGCCATGGCCGATCAGGCCCGCACCATACGTGTGCCCGTGCATATGGTCGAGGTCATCAACAAGCTGTCCCGTGTGCAACGTCAGATGCTGCAGGATCTGGGTCGTGAGCCTACGCCGGATGAACTGGCGCGCGAGCTCGATATGCCTGTCGAGAAGGTGCAGGAAGTGCAGAAGTACGGGCGTGAGCCGATTTCGCTGCACACCCCGCTGGGTGAGGATGGCGATTCCGAGTTCGGCGATCTGATTGAGGATACCGACGCCATCGCACCGTCCGATGCGGTCGCCTTCTCGTTGCTGCAGGAGCAGTTCAAGCAGGTGCTCGAAACCCTGTCTCCGCGTGAAGCCGGCGTTATCAAGATGCGTTACGGCTTGGAAGACGGCCAGCCGAAGACATTGGATGATATCGGCCGTGTGTACGGCGTGACCCGTGAACGTATTCGCCAGATCGAATCCAAGACCATGTCGAAGCTGCGCCACCCGTCCCGTTCGCAGACGCTACGCGACTTCCTGGATCAGTGA
- a CDS encoding polyprenyl synthetase family protein, translating into MSSSTDLEQIESRIVELVKDFVTPHADDAVASSCKDVADAVARQAVTSSEGGKRLRALLTLDSFRVFAADAAKEADFDAVLDLACAVEVFQTAALVHDDIIDDSDLRRGRPSAHRALASGTHSDAIGRGLGIMLGDMLATSSVDIANRAARRLSRSDDVVGAFLTMHREVEIGQVLDLAVELNPLDDPEELVRASLNVFRWKTASYTTIAPLEFGMLAAGLDASAARDLAMSIGLPLGLAFQLADDLLDVIGSSLNTGKPVGGDIREGKRTVLLADALSGADEPERAELIGMWEAPSRCEEQVRRAITLFASTGAIERSHGRIRNLWNASKSIIDALDVPDDRKELLIRACARFVPTVV; encoded by the coding sequence ATGAGTAGCTCCACGGATTTGGAACAGATCGAGTCCCGCATTGTCGAATTGGTGAAGGATTTCGTCACGCCGCATGCCGACGATGCGGTGGCTTCCTCCTGCAAAGACGTCGCCGATGCGGTGGCCCGTCAGGCGGTCACGTCCAGCGAAGGCGGCAAAAGGTTGCGCGCGTTGCTGACGCTGGATTCCTTCCGCGTATTCGCCGCCGATGCCGCTAAGGAGGCCGATTTCGACGCGGTGTTGGATCTGGCCTGCGCGGTTGAGGTGTTCCAGACCGCTGCCTTGGTGCACGACGACATCATTGATGACTCCGATTTGCGCCGCGGCAGGCCGTCCGCGCATCGGGCACTAGCTTCCGGCACGCATAGCGATGCGATAGGACGTGGCCTGGGCATCATGTTGGGAGACATGCTCGCGACATCCAGCGTGGATATCGCCAACCGTGCGGCACGTCGCCTGTCACGTTCCGATGATGTGGTCGGCGCGTTTCTGACCATGCATCGCGAGGTGGAGATCGGACAGGTGCTGGATCTTGCCGTGGAGTTGAATCCGCTGGATGATCCCGAGGAACTGGTCCGTGCCTCATTGAACGTGTTCCGTTGGAAGACCGCCAGTTATACCACCATCGCCCCTTTGGAATTCGGCATGCTCGCCGCAGGATTGGATGCCTCCGCCGCTCGCGACCTTGCCATGTCGATCGGCCTGCCGTTAGGTCTGGCGTTCCAGCTTGCGGACGATTTGCTGGACGTGATCGGCTCAAGTCTCAACACCGGCAAGCCTGTCGGCGGAGACATTCGTGAGGGCAAGCGTACCGTATTGCTGGCCGACGCCCTCAGCGGCGCCGACGAGCCGGAACGTGCGGAGCTTATCGGCATGTGGGAAGCGCCATCCCGCTGCGAGGAACAGGTGAGACGGGCCATCACGCTGTTTGCGTCAACAGGAGCCATCGAACGTTCCCATGGTCGGATTCGTAATCTATGGAACGCCTCGAAAAGCATCATCGACGCGTTGGACGTGCCAGATGACCGCAAGGAGTTGCTGATCAGGGCCTGTGCGCGGTTCGTGCCGACCGTCGTCTAG
- a CDS encoding Stk1 family PASTA domain-containing Ser/Thr kinase — MSEASHAPEGQVIEGRYRVVSKIAEGGMATVYQAMDERLERTVAIKIMHTQLAQGPHRDQFVQRFHREAKSAAAIANPHIVQVYDTGEFNGLDYLVMEYVHGVNLRYEMNQQGTFSVRETLRVVGETLDGLASAHRAGVVHRDIKPENILLNDRGHVQITDFGLAKAASQATLSSTGMLLGTAAYLAPEMIENNQATPQGDLYSVGIMAWEMLTGEVPFTADNPVTLVFKHVHEDVPSVSTKCPGINADVAAFIAHIAARSVDARPADASVALQELQRLQSKLSIEDWQYRLPPSTDVTGPDDATAPMISPIPEPPAPPTKTTVMSPDATTQLPPSLAFLQENAPRRTPDATQVIGTGTGNGGAAPSFTGQRTPSENGEVKEQRNKSHGPLIAAAVAALLVIGGIGGGWAWWYYRGPGSYWTMPTPTGIQCATGQTCRITNTSWSEYERLLKVANIPYSTSKAYDDTIAKGNIISTDPANVLDHVSKRNGQKVKIVISQGVKQATVPADILDATSANGKDPINALKKAGFDDIEQTAASDDDYSMDVPQGALLSISVDPGATLPHNTKISVTLSQGPKPVTMPDIVGKTQDEAQQALDELKLTANWTEQFDDKIPQGQVISASAKSGDALHWGDEVDVVVSKGPETVTLPNYVGQKASEAKSALEKLGFSVKISSQLTLDSSQDKKVASQDPVGGTEVRLRQEDGTPTTVTLKMYSSLF; from the coding sequence ATGAGTGAGGCTTCACACGCACCCGAAGGGCAAGTCATCGAAGGCCGCTATCGGGTCGTCAGCAAAATCGCCGAAGGCGGCATGGCCACGGTGTATCAGGCCATGGACGAGCGTCTGGAGCGCACCGTCGCCATCAAGATCATGCACACCCAATTGGCGCAGGGCCCCCATCGCGATCAGTTCGTACAACGGTTCCACCGCGAGGCCAAGTCGGCGGCCGCCATCGCCAACCCTCATATCGTACAGGTGTATGATACCGGCGAATTCAATGGTCTGGACTATCTCGTCATGGAGTACGTGCATGGCGTGAACTTACGGTACGAAATGAACCAGCAGGGCACGTTCAGCGTACGCGAGACACTACGCGTCGTGGGCGAAACACTGGATGGCCTTGCCTCGGCCCACCGTGCCGGCGTGGTGCATCGTGACATCAAGCCGGAGAATATCCTGCTCAACGATCGCGGGCATGTGCAGATCACCGATTTCGGTCTGGCGAAGGCCGCCTCGCAGGCCACGTTGTCTTCGACGGGGATGTTGCTTGGTACGGCGGCCTATCTGGCACCGGAAATGATTGAAAACAATCAGGCCACCCCTCAAGGCGATCTGTATTCCGTAGGCATCATGGCATGGGAAATGTTGACCGGAGAGGTGCCGTTCACTGCGGATAATCCGGTGACGCTCGTATTCAAGCATGTGCATGAGGATGTACCGTCCGTGTCCACAAAGTGCCCCGGCATCAATGCGGATGTGGCCGCGTTCATAGCGCATATCGCCGCCCGATCCGTCGATGCGCGCCCTGCCGACGCCTCCGTGGCGTTGCAAGAGCTGCAACGACTGCAGTCCAAACTGTCGATTGAGGATTGGCAATATCGTTTGCCCCCTTCCACCGACGTGACTGGCCCCGATGACGCCACTGCGCCCATGATTTCGCCGATTCCCGAACCACCAGCACCTCCGACGAAGACCACCGTCATGTCGCCGGACGCCACCACGCAACTGCCACCATCACTGGCGTTCCTGCAGGAGAACGCTCCACGGCGGACACCCGACGCCACGCAGGTAATCGGAACAGGTACGGGCAACGGCGGTGCCGCGCCGTCTTTCACCGGGCAGCGGACACCAAGCGAGAATGGCGAGGTCAAGGAGCAACGCAACAAATCGCATGGACCGCTCATCGCAGCCGCAGTCGCGGCGCTGCTGGTAATCGGCGGAATCGGCGGCGGTTGGGCATGGTGGTATTACCGTGGTCCCGGTAGCTACTGGACCATGCCGACCCCCACGGGAATCCAATGCGCAACCGGACAGACTTGCCGCATCACCAATACTTCATGGAGCGAATACGAACGGCTGCTGAAGGTCGCCAACATTCCATACTCGACCAGCAAAGCCTATGACGACACCATCGCCAAAGGCAACATCATCTCCACCGATCCGGCGAACGTGCTCGACCATGTCAGCAAGAGGAACGGTCAGAAGGTGAAAATCGTGATTTCCCAAGGAGTGAAGCAGGCGACCGTGCCCGCCGATATTCTCGATGCGACCAGTGCGAACGGCAAAGATCCGATCAATGCGCTAAAAAAGGCCGGCTTCGATGACATCGAACAAACCGCCGCCTCCGACGACGATTATTCGATGGACGTGCCGCAAGGCGCATTGCTGAGCATCAGCGTCGATCCGGGCGCGACGTTGCCTCATAACACGAAGATTTCGGTTACGCTCTCACAGGGTCCGAAGCCCGTGACCATGCCGGATATCGTCGGCAAGACGCAGGATGAGGCGCAACAGGCACTGGATGAGCTCAAGCTCACTGCGAACTGGACTGAACAGTTCGATGACAAGATTCCCCAAGGGCAAGTGATTTCAGCTTCCGCCAAGTCCGGTGACGCCCTGCATTGGGGAGATGAGGTGGATGTGGTCGTTTCGAAGGGTCCGGAAACGGTGACCCTGCCGAATTATGTGGGCCAAAAGGCATCCGAAGCAAAAAGCGCGCTGGAAAAGCTGGGCTTCAGCGTGAAAATCAGTTCGCAGTTGACCTTGGATTCCAGCCAGGACAAGAAAGTGGCCTCACAGGATCCGGTCGGCGGCACTGAGGTTCGTTTGCGCCAGGAGGACGGCACGCCGACCACCGTCACCCTGAAAATGTACTCATCCCTGTTCTAA
- the trpD gene encoding anthranilate phosphoribosyltransferase translates to MAEITWKSILTKLVGGDHLSAEESEWFVDDLMNGNADPAAVGAVLATQQQLGLTTDEVRGAAKAMVDHAIPLNIDGETTDIVGTGGDGAATVNLSSMGAVVAAASGVKVVKHGNRAASSKCGTADCFEALGLPLDLTPEQVAEVGNECGIAFAFARTFHPAMRFVGPVRAALGVPCVFNVLGPLTNPASPKHMAVGCANRAMSPVMAAVYAANGQTGMVYTSSEGLDEMAPTGPVSVWEFKDGEVTETEFDPTVELGLAKVTVEDLKGGEPALNAQLACDFFAGKDVPFRTTALLNAASAIVADGHLVPADANLTERFKVAYAIAEETVDSGNATALLDKWITAAQAMKA, encoded by the coding sequence ATGGCCGAAATCACATGGAAGTCGATCCTCACCAAGCTGGTCGGAGGGGACCACTTAAGCGCGGAGGAGTCCGAGTGGTTCGTTGATGACCTGATGAATGGCAACGCCGATCCGGCCGCAGTGGGTGCGGTACTCGCCACCCAGCAGCAACTGGGCCTGACCACGGACGAGGTGCGCGGTGCGGCCAAGGCCATGGTCGACCATGCCATCCCACTGAACATTGACGGCGAAACCACCGATATCGTCGGTACCGGCGGTGACGGAGCCGCCACCGTGAATCTGTCCTCCATGGGCGCCGTGGTGGCTGCGGCCTCCGGTGTGAAGGTCGTCAAGCATGGTAACCGTGCCGCCTCCTCGAAGTGCGGCACCGCCGACTGTTTCGAAGCGTTGGGGCTGCCGCTTGACCTGACTCCTGAGCAGGTTGCTGAAGTCGGTAACGAATGCGGCATCGCATTCGCGTTCGCACGCACCTTCCATCCAGCCATGCGTTTCGTAGGCCCCGTGCGCGCCGCTCTGGGGGTGCCCTGTGTATTCAACGTGCTCGGCCCGCTGACCAATCCGGCGTCCCCGAAGCATATGGCCGTCGGTTGTGCCAATCGTGCGATGAGCCCGGTCATGGCCGCCGTCTATGCGGCCAACGGGCAAACCGGCATGGTCTACACCTCCAGCGAAGGCCTTGACGAGATGGCTCCGACCGGTCCGGTATCCGTTTGGGAATTCAAGGATGGCGAGGTTACCGAGACCGAATTCGACCCGACCGTGGAACTCGGTCTCGCCAAGGTGACCGTCGAGGACCTCAAGGGCGGTGAGCCGGCACTGAACGCCCAGCTCGCCTGCGACTTCTTCGCCGGTAAGGATGTGCCGTTCCGCACCACCGCACTGTTGAACGCGGCATCCGCCATCGTGGCCGACGGTCATCTGGTGCCGGCTGACGCCAATCTGACCGAACGCTTCAAGGTGGCTTACGCCATCGCCGAGGAGACGGTCGATTCCGGCAATGCCACGGCCCTGCTCGACAAGTGGATTACCGCCGCTCAGGCAATGAAGGCCTGA
- a CDS encoding DNA gyrase/topoisomerase IV subunit B: MAKDNYGAGSLTVLEGLDAVRKRPGMYIGTTDSQGLMHCLWEIIDNSVDEALAGACNHIVVTLHSDGSVEVADNGRGIPVDVEPKTKLTGVEVVLTKLHAGAKFGNSSYGASGGLHGVGSSVVNALSSRLDVEVDRDGKTHHMSFHQGHPGVYADADPEHPSPDSPFKRTRKNRPTELEIIGKVSPKTTGTRIRYWADPEIFNDTAEFSYEQLIDRVRQTSFLVPGLKITVIDENIPETGDESIDEMREIDVPADGTSDAVVDATDEVDDTDNIGSAIEGFDEVAVDNADEVESPENATGDEQPEQPSQPARQRYGHARVEEFCHNGGVKDFVDFLSKGEAVSDIWRITGDDTYVEETQAVGEGGELHAQKVTRDCAVDIAMRWTDGYDTTMRSFVNVVETPGGGMHVDGFLQGITKQIRKAVEDNARKLKVNLKDSNMKVERDDIMAGLVAVVTVRIAEPQFQGQTKDVLGTAQVKPIVTRMTDRQFGEMITGSKRGYKEQSGRVLEKIVGEMHARIQARKTKEVTRRKNALESASMPPKLSDCQPGNDDVAELFIVEGDSALGTAKAARNSGFQALLPIRGKILNVQKASLAQMLSNKECAAIIQVVGAGSGASFDIEQARYNKIIMMTDADVDGAHIRILLLTLFYRYMRPLIEHGHVYAAVPPLHRIALTGAHKGEYIYTYSDDELAGKLSELERKHIAYNDDIQRYKGLGEMDADQLADTTMDPRTRMLRRIRMEDAEQANEIFSLLMGDDVPPRKAFIVENADDFDRSKIDT, encoded by the coding sequence ATGGCCAAGGATAATTACGGCGCAGGCAGCCTAACCGTGCTGGAAGGTCTGGACGCGGTGCGCAAGCGTCCGGGCATGTACATCGGCACGACCGACAGCCAGGGTCTGATGCACTGTCTGTGGGAGATCATCGACAACTCCGTCGATGAGGCCCTTGCCGGTGCCTGCAACCATATTGTCGTGACGTTGCATTCCGATGGTTCCGTCGAAGTCGCCGACAACGGCCGCGGCATTCCCGTCGACGTGGAACCGAAAACCAAGCTTACCGGCGTGGAAGTGGTGCTCACCAAGCTTCACGCCGGCGCGAAGTTCGGCAATTCCTCCTATGGCGCTTCCGGCGGTTTGCATGGCGTGGGCTCTTCGGTGGTCAACGCTTTGAGCTCCCGACTTGACGTCGAAGTGGATCGTGACGGCAAAACGCATCACATGTCGTTCCACCAGGGACATCCCGGTGTGTACGCCGATGCGGATCCGGAGCATCCGTCTCCCGATTCGCCGTTCAAACGCACGCGCAAGAACCGTCCGACCGAGTTGGAGATCATCGGCAAGGTCAGTCCGAAGACCACCGGTACCCGTATCCGATATTGGGCCGATCCGGAAATCTTCAATGACACCGCCGAATTCAGTTATGAGCAGCTTATCGACCGTGTACGCCAGACCAGTTTTCTGGTACCGGGACTGAAAATCACCGTCATTGACGAGAATATTCCCGAAACCGGTGACGAATCCATCGACGAAATGCGGGAGATCGACGTACCGGCGGACGGAACGTCGGATGCCGTGGTGGACGCTACGGACGAGGTGGACGATACGGATAATATCGGATCGGCGATCGAAGGCTTCGATGAAGTAGCGGTAGACAATGCCGACGAAGTTGAGAGCCCAGAGAACGCTACCGGTGATGAGCAACCGGAGCAACCGTCGCAACCGGCGCGACAGCGCTACGGTCACGCGCGTGTCGAGGAATTCTGCCACAACGGTGGGGTGAAGGACTTCGTCGACTTCCTCTCCAAAGGCGAGGCGGTCTCCGACATTTGGCGCATCACCGGTGACGACACTTATGTCGAGGAGACCCAGGCCGTAGGCGAAGGCGGCGAACTGCACGCGCAGAAGGTCACCCGCGACTGTGCCGTCGATATCGCCATGCGTTGGACCGACGGTTACGACACCACCATGCGCAGCTTCGTGAACGTGGTCGAAACTCCCGGCGGCGGTATGCATGTGGATGGTTTCCTGCAAGGCATCACCAAACAGATCCGCAAGGCCGTGGAGGACAACGCGCGCAAACTCAAGGTGAATCTCAAGGATTCCAACATGAAGGTCGAGCGCGACGACATCATGGCCGGCCTCGTGGCCGTGGTGACCGTACGTATCGCCGAACCCCAGTTCCAGGGGCAGACCAAGGATGTGCTGGGTACCGCGCAGGTCAAACCGATCGTCACCCGCATGACCGACAGGCAGTTCGGCGAGATGATCACCGGTTCCAAGCGTGGCTACAAGGAGCAATCCGGCCGCGTACTTGAAAAGATCGTCGGTGAGATGCACGCCCGCATTCAGGCGCGTAAGACCAAAGAGGTCACCCGCCGTAAGAATGCGCTCGAATCCGCTTCCATGCCGCCGAAACTGTCTGATTGCCAACCGGGCAACGATGATGTGGCGGAACTGTTCATCGTCGAGGGCGATTCCGCATTGGGCACCGCCAAGGCCGCACGAAACTCCGGTTTCCAGGCGTTGTTGCCGATTCGAGGCAAGATTCTCAACGTGCAGAAGGCCTCACTGGCGCAAATGCTGTCGAACAAGGAATGCGCAGCCATCATTCAGGTGGTCGGCGCGGGTTCCGGGGCCAGTTTCGATATCGAGCAGGCACGATACAACAAAATCATCATGATGACCGATGCCGATGTCGATGGCGCGCATATCCGCATTCTGCTGCTCACGCTGTTCTACCGCTACATGCGTCCACTCATCGAGCACGGTCACGTGTATGCCGCCGTTCCGCCATTGCATCGCATCGCCCTGACCGGCGCGCATAAGGGCGAGTACATCTATACCTATTCCGATGACGAGCTGGCCGGCAAACTTTCCGAGCTCGAGCGCAAACATATCGCCTATAACGATGACATTCAGCGCTACAAGGGCTTGGGTGAGATGGATGCCGACCAGCTCGCCGACACCACCATGGATCCGCGTACGCGCATGCTGCGCCGTATCCGCATGGAGGACGCCGAACAGGCCAACGAGATCTTCAGTCTGCTCATGGGCGATGACGTGCCGCCGCGCAAGGCGTTCATCGTCGAGAACGCCGATGATTTCGACCGTTCCAAGATCGATACCTGA
- a CDS encoding lysophospholipid acyltransferase family protein codes for MLYWFFVKGLGPIAIHRLGPTAKGLEHIPHEGGAIIAANHLAVIDDALLPLTSPRMIHFMGKAEYFEGKGIKGRFKKWWFTSVGVFPVDRSGGSKSLGALNHAREILEDGHLFGIHIEGTRSPDGRLYKGHTGAARLAYETGCPIIPTAIIGSRELQVPGQVIPGKGKTAVIYGKPIEVEKKPADQITHDDLRSLTDRVTMEIQKMSGQEYVDEYAQKIKEQLKAKEEA; via the coding sequence ATGCTCTACTGGTTTTTCGTGAAAGGCCTGGGACCGATCGCCATCCATCGCTTGGGGCCGACCGCCAAAGGGCTTGAGCATATTCCGCACGAGGGCGGCGCCATCATTGCGGCCAACCATCTTGCCGTCATCGACGACGCACTGCTGCCGTTGACCAGCCCACGCATGATTCACTTCATGGGTAAGGCCGAGTACTTCGAGGGCAAAGGCATCAAGGGCCGGTTCAAGAAGTGGTGGTTCACCTCCGTCGGCGTGTTCCCGGTGGATCGTTCCGGCGGTTCCAAGTCGCTCGGCGCGTTGAATCATGCCCGTGAGATTCTCGAGGACGGACACCTGTTCGGCATCCATATCGAGGGCACACGCAGCCCCGATGGACGACTGTACAAGGGGCACACCGGTGCCGCACGACTGGCATATGAGACCGGCTGTCCGATCATCCCGACGGCCATCATCGGTTCACGTGAGTTGCAGGTGCCCGGCCAGGTCATTCCGGGCAAGGGCAAGACCGCGGTGATTTACGGCAAGCCGATCGAAGTCGAAAAGAAGCCGGCGGACCAGATCACTCATGACGATCTGCGTTCCTTGACCGATCGCGTGACCATGGAGATCCAGAAGATGAGCGGTCAGGAATACGTAGATGAGTACGCGCAGAAGATCAAGGAGCAACTCAAAGCCAAGGAAGAGGCCTGA